Proteins from a single region of Lysinibacillus sp. JNUCC-52:
- a CDS encoding LysE/ArgO family amino acid transporter has product MEAFLHGMLLAFGLILPLGVQNVFVFTQGATQQRLMLALPAAITAALCDTLLILLAVFGLSVIVLQFEWLRIALMCVGIVFLLYIGYSIWRSTATTSEKSEAMPVKKQIVFALSVSLLNPHAILDTIGVIGTSALKYNGTEQILFTTACVLISWLWFFGLTLAGASFKKLDSSGKLMNIFNKCSAIFIWATAIYLLSALL; this is encoded by the coding sequence TTGGAGGCATTTCTACATGGGATGCTATTAGCATTCGGACTTATTTTACCTCTAGGTGTGCAAAACGTCTTCGTTTTTACACAAGGAGCTACACAACAACGTTTAATGCTTGCCTTACCAGCTGCTATTACGGCAGCTCTTTGCGATACTTTATTGATTTTGCTTGCTGTTTTTGGGTTATCCGTTATTGTTTTGCAATTTGAATGGCTACGTATCGCTTTAATGTGCGTTGGTATCGTGTTTCTGTTATACATCGGCTATAGTATTTGGCGCTCGACAGCAACCACTAGCGAAAAGAGCGAAGCAATGCCCGTCAAAAAACAAATTGTATTTGCGCTGTCTGTTTCGTTATTAAATCCACATGCTATTTTAGATACAATCGGCGTGATTGGCACAAGCGCATTAAAATATAATGGCACAGAACAAATACTCTTTACTACTGCATGTGTGCTCATTTCGTGGTTATGGTTTTTCGGTCTTACACTAGCTGGTGCTTCTTTTAAAAAGCTCGATAGCTCTGGCAAGCTGATGAACATCTTCAATAAATGCTCAGCAATCTTTATTTGGGCAACCGCTATTTATTTACTGAGTGCTTTACTTTAA
- a CDS encoding MFS transporter, whose amino-acid sequence MLKNKNFISLFLGRIFTNIGDSIFYILSMWLVFEVTKSSIYVGIAGFMFTIPSILNLFLGPIIDNNNPKKLYIFSSLMQALLILVLLAMLITDSFSIWIFLLIIFTTTVFSEITYPLESVIIPRVVPKHKLIKANSIMSIAYQGLDLLFSGIAGILISLFTIIILYGINLIAFTIPIICILFLKITYRKKEKSSINDEWLQYKKDFVGGIHFIKLPLIFDLLLPLILINFLFSIILVSLPSFAASLGGSSTYGLIIASLGVGSVIGAFFIEKVQEIFTLGKVMSVGFFASGVAWIVMVFSSQGNITLMYFLLILSYSFIGAINVLFTTLFQSLPSENMLGRVNTAVESFVSISMPIGSLVGGILATYLPTSYVISTFGMGLILLSIYYLINARIQRLPKVTELIDGDYFKNL is encoded by the coding sequence GTGCTTAAAAATAAGAATTTTATCAGCTTATTTTTAGGAAGAATATTTACGAATATCGGAGATAGCATTTTTTACATATTATCTATGTGGCTAGTATTTGAAGTTACAAAATCGTCCATTTATGTTGGTATTGCAGGCTTCATGTTTACTATACCTTCTATTTTAAATCTATTTTTGGGTCCAATTATTGATAATAATAACCCTAAAAAGTTATATATATTTTCCAGTTTAATGCAAGCTTTATTAATACTCGTTTTACTTGCTATGTTAATTACAGATTCATTTAGTATATGGATATTTTTGTTAATAATCTTTACAACCACTGTCTTTTCAGAAATCACGTATCCTTTAGAAAGTGTTATTATCCCTAGAGTTGTACCTAAGCATAAACTTATTAAAGCAAATTCGATTATGTCGATAGCATATCAAGGACTCGATTTACTTTTTAGTGGTATTGCAGGGATTCTTATATCATTATTTACAATCATCATTTTGTATGGGATTAATTTAATAGCCTTTACAATTCCGATAATATGCATACTTTTTTTAAAAATAACGTATAGAAAGAAAGAAAAATCATCTATAAATGATGAATGGCTACAGTACAAAAAAGATTTTGTTGGTGGTATTCATTTTATTAAGTTGCCTTTAATATTTGATTTATTGTTACCATTGATATTAATCAATTTCTTATTTTCTATTATTTTAGTATCTTTACCATCTTTCGCAGCTTCTCTAGGAGGAAGTTCAACTTATGGACTTATTATTGCTTCGTTAGGTGTTGGATCAGTTATTGGGGCGTTTTTTATAGAAAAAGTACAAGAAATTTTCACATTAGGAAAAGTAATGTCTGTTGGCTTTTTCGCTTCTGGGGTAGCATGGATAGTAATGGTTTTTTCATCACAAGGAAACATTACATTGATGTATTTTTTATTAATCCTATCTTATTCATTTATAGGAGCTATCAATGTTTTATTTACAACTTTATTTCAAAGCCTTCCTTCTGAAAATATGTTGGGTAGAGTGAATACGGCAGTTGAAAGTTTTGTTAGTATTTCTATGCCAATTGGATCATTAGTGGGGGGGATTTTAGCAACTTATCTTCCAACTAGTTATGTTATTTCGACATTTGGCATGGGTCTCATTTTATTAAGCATTTACTATTTAATAAACGCTAGAATTCAAAGATTACCAAAAGTAACAGAGTTGATAGATGGTGATTATTTTAAAAATTTATAA